A portion of the Gossypium arboreum isolate Shixiya-1 chromosome 8, ASM2569848v2, whole genome shotgun sequence genome contains these proteins:
- the LOC108462497 gene encoding uncharacterized protein LOC108462497, protein MSQKAVKGSAIADFFASRALEDYEPLNFDFSYEEIVYVAAAEEENTKGHCWKLNFDGASNAVGNGVGAVLVSPESEACIMALRAAIERKIKSLEVYRDFALVIYQLRGEWETRDAKLINYRRLVLGLVEEFDDITFNYLLRDENQMADALATLASMIKDILRYVRNREYPDQATENDKRTLRRLACDYVLDGEILYKRRKDHVLLRYVDAVESKKILKEVHEGVCGMHANGFTMARTASRGRCSNIGEVRSYIPEVAVEWIKDYKSYLLEVAVEQVEVPVTVK, encoded by the exons gaagattatgagcccttGAATTTTGACTTCTCTTATGAAGAGATAGTGTATGTAGCAGCTGCTGAAGAGGAAAACACAAAAGGTCACTGTTGGAAATTGAATTTTGACGGAgcctcaaatgctgtgggtaatggaGTTGGGGCAGTTCTAGTATCCCCag AATCTGAAGCATGTATCATGGCACTCAGAGCAGCTATAGAGCGCAAGATCAAATCATTAGAAGTATATAGAGATTTTGCATTGGTAATTTACCAACttcgaggtgaatgggagacaagagatgcTAAGCTAATCAATTATAGAAGGCTGGTGTTGGGGTTAGttgaagagtttgatgatattacttTCAATTATCTCCTGCGTGATGAAAACcaaatggcagatgctttagctaCTTTGGCTTCCATGATCAAA gatatattgcgatatgtgagaaaCCGTGAATATCCAGATCAAGCCacggagaatgacaaaagaacattGAGAAGGCTTGCCTGCGATTATGTTTTAGATggagagatcctatacaaaagaaggaaggatcatgTACTTTTGAGATATGTGGATGCCGTAGAGTCAAAGAAAATCTTAAAAGAAGTGCACGAAGGTGTTTGTGGAATGCATGCCAATGGGttcacaatggccag GACAGCTTCGAGAGGACGGTGTAGTAACATCGGTGAAGTCAGATCTtatatccctgaagttgcagtggaatggATCAAAGATTACAAATCTtacctccttgaagttgcagtggagcaagttGAAGTGCCAGTTACAGTAAAGTAG